Genomic DNA from Kineococcus radiotolerans SRS30216 = ATCC BAA-149:
TGAGCACCCCGGGGCTGACCTCAGGGCGCACGTAGCGGAACCGTTCACCCGTCAGCACCTCGGCCGGGGCCCCCATCGCCAGCAGCCGGGCCACGACGTTGCCGGGGGTGTCCTCACCGTCGATGTAGACCGCGCTGCCGCCGGCGGCCAACACCCGGGCGACCTCGGCCTGGGCCAGCAAGCTCTTGCCGCTCTCGGGTTCACCGGCCAGCGAGTGGACCCGCCCGGCGTACAGCAACCCCACCCCGTCGGTACGCGGCATGAACTCGGCCACCGGCACCACGTGCTCGCCGGCGACGACCGCCGCCAGGTCCACCGGCGCCCACGTAGCGCGTACGGGTTCGCCGCCGTCCTCTCCGGCGTGCGGGCCGGTGTCCTCCCCGCTGTCCAGGCCGGCGTTCTCGCGGCCACGTTCGGCATCGGCGGTCACGTCGTGGCGGTGCTGCAGGAGTGCGAGGGGCAGCGCCGCCGCCGGCAGCGGTGAGGATGCGCGGCTGCCCCGGCGCTGCACGTGGCGCTCCTGCAGCACCGCCACGACGTGGGCGGGGATGCCGAACGTGGCCGCACCGGGCACCCCGTTCAGCGCCGGCTGCAGCTTGTGGCAGAACGCGCTGAGGTCGCCGCCGAACCCGGCGAGGTGGGACAGCAGCCGGGGCACGTTCAGGCCCACCCCGGTGGGCAGGTCGGCGTTGTCCGACCAGTTCACGAACACGTCGTGCCCGTCGTGCCCGCTGTGACCCGACACCGGGTTGGACGGGTTGCCCGGCCGGCGCCACTGCAGTTCGCCGGTGGGGCTCTGGGCCACCGCGGTCCAGCCCGCGGCCTCCAGGACCTCGCGCACGCTGAGGTGCGCGGCGAGGGTCTCCAACAGGTTGGTGCCCCCGCCGGTCTCGTCGGCGAGGAAGCGCCCGGTGTTGGTGGTCGGCGCGCTGCGCGCCGGGGCGCCGACGGAGAACGCCGACGGCGGCGTCCTGGACACCGACACGGGGTGGCGGGCGTCGAGGTCGGCGCTCCACTGCTGGAGGTGGGCGAGGGTGTAGCGGGGGCCGTCGGCCAGCAGGATGCGCCGCAGCACCGGGCGCCGCCCGGGCTTGCGGCTCACCGTCCCCGCGGCGCCGAGGACCCGCGCGAGGTCGTGGGGCTTGGGGTCGTAGACGAACCCCTGGGCGGCGAACCCCCGCGCCACGCCCTCCCCGAGCCGGCGCAGCAGAGCAGCGACCGCGGCGCGGTTGCCGTCGTCGATCAGCTCGGGGTGCTCCAGCAGGAGGTAGGGGTGCTGGCCGTGGCCGCTGTCGACCAGCAGCGACGGGGGCGGCAGGACCTGGGAGAACAGCTGCGCCAGCTGTTCGCTGTCGCGCGGCAGCACCAGGCCGTCTTCGCGTTCGGGGGTTTCGTGCGCCAGCAGGGTGTCGCCGTCGAACCACGCCCCGGGCAGCACCGCCGAGGCGGTGTCACCGCCTCGGCCGCGCTCGGGACGCTGACGCTGCGAGCACACCCGCAACCAGACACTGCTGGCCGCACTACTCCAGCTGGAGGCGATGGCCTCGGCCTGCTCCGCGGTGTCCAGGTGGACCGTCCACGGCACCGCACGGTCGGGGAAGGCACCCGTCAGCGAGACCAGGAAACCGGGCGGCACCAGGCTCTGGACGTGCTGCAGGAACTGCGCACCATCGTGTTGCGGCAGGTAGCTGACCGGCTCCACCGCGCTCACGCCCTGGCCCCCGTCTTGCGCTGCAGGCAGCTGGGGCACAGCCGGTAGAGCACGGCCAGCGGCCCGTAGAGCACCCGGCCGATGCCGGCGACGGCGGGGGCGTGGCACTGGTCGCACTCGGCCCGGGCGCCCGGCAGGGCCTGCAGGGCGGTCTCGCATTCGGGGCGGCGGCAGGCGTAGACGTGGGCCCCCCAGGCGCAGGTCGTGAGCATCCCGGGGCCGCGCACGTGGGCGCACCACCGTTCCTGGGCCTGCCCGCTCGCCACGGCGATGCCGGCGGCGGTCAGGGCGGCGACCATCCACAGCGGCGGGGTCTGCAGTTCCTCGGCGCGGGGGTGCTGCAGTTCACGCTCGGCCTCGGCGTCGGCCTCGCGGAACAGGGCGTCCAACTGGTCCAGCCAGGCGGTACGCGCGGGGTCGGTCGGGTCGGCGGTCATCACGCCACCGCCCCGGCCGCGGTGACCTCGGCTAGGGCTGCCTCGCAGTCCTGCGCAGCGACCGGGGCCAGTTCCACCAGGGTGATGGAGACGGGGTGGCGCTTGGCCAGGGCACGGTCGCGGGCACGCTGGGCAGCCGCCAGCGACAGCAGGAGGCGCTGGCGGCGGTGGCCCTCGGGGAACCAGGTCGTCACCAGCAGCGCGAACCGCGCGGGCGGGGCGAGTGTGGAGACGCTGGCGGTGCTCGCCGGCGCGGTGCTGGTCGCGTTCGCACTGGCGGTGGTCGGCACCGGGCGGCGTCGGCGGCTCACGCGGTCATCAGGTCGGTGAGGGGCACGCCGTAGGCCGCGGCCATGCGCGCGGCCACGTCGATGCGCGGCTGGACCTCGCACCGTTCGTAGCGGCGCAGCATCCCGGCCGACTGGCCGGTGTACTGCGCCACGGTCTCGCGGGACAGCCCCGCGCCCTCGCGGGCCCGGCGGGCGGCGATGCCGTCCCAGCGCAGGCGCACGGGCCCCTCGGCCGAGGTGGCGGCCTCGGGGCTGGTCTGGACGGACGACGGCACGACGACCTCCACCGTTGATCGGGACGACGACGCCCGGACAGGCGCCGTGCGCGCATCAGCCCGCCAGCGGTGGCCCCGAGGGGAGATCGCCGAGCTAGTCAGGGCGGGGCGGGACCCACGGGTGCGGTGCGCGGCCTCGCGCCCTGCACCGCACCCGCCCCTGACCCACGCCCATGCAGCGCGTGACTGGACGGTGGCATGTAGTCACAGAATGAGCAACCCCGTCTGGGCATGTAATCCGTTGCGGGAGAAGCACATACGTGTGCCAGAAAGATTGATTACGTTGCAGCGCAAGGAGTTCGCCTGTGGATAACGTGCTCACGATTCGTTCAAATTCCCTGGGACACAACGCGTCTGGCACACACATGTGATTCGTCAGGAGCACCGGCGCCGGGCGTTCGCCTCGCGCAGGGCGGCGAGGGCGTGCTGCGCGATGGGGGGCAACACCGCCGAGGCGGTCTGCCGCTCGGCGGCCTCAGCGGCACGCCGAGCGCGCACCGCCTCCAGGCGCTGCTGCTGCGCCGCATGGCCGGCCAGGGCCCGCTCCAGCCCCATGGCGTCGATCAGCTGCCCCCACGCCTTCAGGCGCCAACGCAGGACCGCCACAGGGTGCTCGGGGGTCGTCGCGGCGGTGCGCAGGCTGCCGTCCGGGGCGTGGCCCACGACGTAGACCACCTGGTCCGGGGTCAGCTCCAGCAGGCCGGCCTGGCGCAGCAGGCTGGCCAGCCACGGCGTGGAGACCGCCAGCAGCTCGGCCAGCCAGGGCAGGTGCTCGGCCTCGGCCAGGGTCTGCGCCCGGTGGCGCACCTTGGCGGCCAGCAGCAGCTGATCGGTCCTGGTCTGGCCTCGCGTCGGTGATCCATCCCGGCGCAGCCGCCGCCTGGCCAGGTCGTCGTCCCGGCGTGTCGCTGCACGTTCTGCCACTGCGATCCGGGTATCGCGCACCCGCGCGTGGGTGATCTTGTTCCCTCTCTCTGTAGAGAGAGGGGGGGTGACATTTCGTAGAATCCTGTTCTGCGGCAACACCTCTGCAGAGGTCTGCTGGGGTGCGTCAGCGGGGTCCACCGGGATGGTCAGGGCGTAAACGGCGCAGCGGTTGCCGTCCTGGCCGGCGGCCGGGTGGTGCCCGCCCCGGGTGCTGGGGGTGCTGCCGTGCTCCAGGACGACCAGCAGCCCCAACGCCTCCAGGCGGGCGCGCAGGCGGGCCACGGTGCGCTCGGTCAGGCCTAGCTGGTCAGCGGCCTTGGTGCGCACCAGGGTCGTGGTGCCGTCGCCGCGTGCGCTCTTGGCCAGCAGCCAGGCGTAGGCCAGCAGGTGCTCGCGCAGGTCGCGGCGCCCGGCCTCGGCCGTGATGACCTCACGCACGTGGCGCCACCAGGCCGGGGCGTGCCGGCGCCGGCGGAGGCGCCCGGCGGCGTGCGGCGAGGTGGGCAGGTCGTGGTCGCGGGGACCGTGCTGGACCTGGAGCGAGGGGGCGGCGCTGCGGTGCGCCGTGGCGAGCACGTCAGGCGGCCGTCAGCCGTCCCGGCGAGGTGTCGGTAGGGCTCGGGGGCCCCGTCCAGGTGTCGTTCCGGCCACGGAAGCGTGTCAGGGACACCCTGACACGCCGAGGGGGGCGCGTAGTTCTCGCGCCGGCAGGGGTTCCCTGCTTACTCTGGTCCTGCACCGCTGCTCCCGAGGGGCTACTCGTGAGTTGTGGAAGGGCCCTCGTTGTTGACGCAACGGGGGCTCTTGGCTGTCCGGGGTCGGACAGGTGCCCTGACCCTGCCCGCGATCACGCTTGGGACCTACGCGACACGCCGCACGTCAGGGCAGGGTGGTCCACCACGACGAAGGCCCTGGCGCCGGCTGCAGTCCGGTCACCAGGGCCTCATCTTATTTAGCTCTAAAATACTTTATAACTTCCAGAATTTGGGCAATCAATTCTGGTGAAACTGGCCCAATATGTTCAATCGCTTTAAGGCTCAATTGAAATGCCATATAGATTAGTAGTAGAAATACGCCTTCAATTCCCATAATAGTTATCCTTTTCGTTAGTTGAATTACATTATTCCTCGGCCAAAGGAGATTACATCTTAGCACGCCGACCATGATCACGTCAAGTCCAAGGAAAGCCAACGTGTTGTGCCACAACGAATCTCGACGCCTTTAAATCAATTGTTTAAACTGCGATAAAGCGTGGCCCGACTGACCCCCAGCGCCTCGGCGGTCTCGCGGACGCTGTGGGCCTCGCCGGCGAGCATCGCGCGGGCGGCGGCGATCTTGGCTGGCGTCATCACCGTGGGTCTGCCCCCGCGCCGGCCTCGGGACCGCGCCGCTGCCAGCCCGGCCTCGGTTCGCTCACGCACTAGGTCGCGCTCGAACTCGGCAAGAGCGCCAAAAAGGTGCAGCACCAGCCGGCCGGTGGCCGTGGTGGTGTCGATGGACTCGGTGAGGCTGCGGAAGCCCACGCCTCGGGCGGCCAGGCCGTCCACGACCTCCAGCAGGTGCCGCAGCGACCGCCCGAGGCGGTCCAGGCGCCAGACCACCAGGGTGTCCCCCGGGCCCATCCCTTGCAGCGCGACCTCCAGCTGTGGCCGGCTGGTCAGCGCCCCCGACGCCATGTCGGTCAGCACCTGGGCGCAGCCAGCGGCTACCAGGGCGTCCTGCTGCAGGGCGGCATCCTGGTCGCCGGTGCTTACCCGGGCGTAGCCGATCAGCCGGCCGGTGGTCGTCAGCGTCGTCATGAGCGCGGACCCTGCCACCTGTCTCAGACGCCGTGGCCGTCAACGCAGCGTTGCGGACACGGGTTGTGCGACGGCGTGGCGCGGTGGCCGGGCGCGTCGCACCAGTTGTCTCGCAACCGAGCGGTTCTGAGACGCCCGGAAGGGCCCATGTGACTGCCACAGCCGGGGCACCCATTCACCGTGCAGCTGGCGGTCGGCAGCAGGTCGGCCCCAGCACGACACCGGATACCTACCGAGAGGCACGACCATGCAGAACAAGATCACGACCGCGCAGAACGCCGACCGCAACGACCAGCGACTGGTGGCCACCATGACCAAGCTGGCGCCGGCCATCGCGCGCCAGCTGACCCGCAAGGCCAGCCAGCGCACCCCCGACCGCGTGGAGGTGTTCGTGACGCTGCTGTGCGACCGCCTGCGCCCTGGCCGCGAGAACCGGCTGAGCGTGCGGGATGCGTGGGAGGCCAGCGGCCTGGCGACCCGCTAGGCCAGGCCGCACCGCCGCCGGCCGCCGGCCGCCGCAGTCGCTCACCACGGCTGCGGCGGCGGGGCGCCGGGCATGATGCCGTCATGCCCGTGACCTACCGTGCCGCTGCGGTGCGCCCGAGGTCGCCCCGGCCAACCTGCGCCAGACGG
This window encodes:
- a CDS encoding AAA family ATPase, which translates into the protein MSAVEPVSYLPQHDGAQFLQHVQSLVPPGFLVSLTGAFPDRAVPWTVHLDTAEQAEAIASSWSSAASSVWLRVCSQRQRPERGRGGDTASAVLPGAWFDGDTLLAHETPEREDGLVLPRDSEQLAQLFSQVLPPPSLLVDSGHGQHPYLLLEHPELIDDGNRAAVAALLRRLGEGVARGFAAQGFVYDPKPHDLARVLGAAGTVSRKPGRRPVLRRILLADGPRYTLAHLQQWSADLDARHPVSVSRTPPSAFSVGAPARSAPTTNTGRFLADETGGGTNLLETLAAHLSVREVLEAAGWTAVAQSPTGELQWRRPGNPSNPVSGHSGHDGHDVFVNWSDNADLPTGVGLNVPRLLSHLAGFGGDLSAFCHKLQPALNGVPGAATFGIPAHVVAVLQERHVQRRGSRASSPLPAAALPLALLQHRHDVTADAERGRENAGLDSGEDTGPHAGEDGGEPVRATWAPVDLAAVVAGEHVVPVAEFMPRTDGVGLLYAGRVHSLAGEPESGKSLLAQAEVARVLAAGGSAVYIDGEDTPGNVVARLLAMGAPAEVLTGERFRYVRPEVSPGVLSEAQAWQQLLAQPVDMVVIDGVTEFLGLAGASSKDGDDVTAWMRGVPRRIARETGAAVVLIDHVTKDRDTRGRWAIGSQAKLAACDAAYIVEPKLPLGRGMRGLVVVRVAKDRPGGVRPHAAMPWRASDRTAEVARVSVDSSDGEAIRVVVDPPAVGGESGEDDGPGVGHSGGGSRLTGYMERLSKVLEASPEPLTTNLLTKDTDVMRGRPQYRSQALATLVAEGYVAATPGPGRSQLHRSVRSYREAQDPRSDQFDGGNHLSPAGGSEGGAAPVVPGSPSSTGEPGNHLEGSGWVVPGTAGEPPGNHREPPTEDTVEDDQ
- a CDS encoding helix-turn-helix domain-containing protein, with protein sequence MPSSVQTSPEAATSAEGPVRLRWDGIAARRAREGAGLSRETVAQYTGQSAGMLRRYERCEVQPRIDVAARMAAAYGVPLTDLMTA
- a CDS encoding recombinase family protein; translated protein: MTTLTTTGRLIGYARVSTGDQDAALQQDALVAAGCAQVLTDMASGALTSRPQLEVALQGMGPGDTLVVWRLDRLGRSLRHLLEVVDGLAARGVGFRSLTESIDTTTATGRLVLHLFGALAEFERDLVRERTEAGLAAARSRGRRGGRPTVMTPAKIAAARAMLAGEAHSVRETAEALGVSRATLYRSLNN